In the Solanum pennellii chromosome 5, SPENNV200 genome, one interval contains:
- the LOC107020811 gene encoding pentatricopeptide repeat-containing protein At1g26460, mitochondrial: MAILIRSRPLIRKLTNFKSITTAPFLSQEPQLAGTPPENTTPLPPNPSSGSPLYNENWRSPFAATSQSVSSSVVPLGFLRQSPAARMQAMSESLDVEGLMNLFADWVTTQRWEDMKQVFELWIRSLDRNGKPNKPDANLFNYYLRANLMMGATADDLLGLASQMEEYGLVANTASHNLILKAMFQSGEPLSWADKAVKLLERMIATGVEYKEALPDEESYDLVTGLLFKANLIDDALKYIDSALKSGYKLSMNVFNECVRSCIYSNRLDALVSIIEKCKKTDQNKGLLPPWNMCTHLADSALQADNSELAFTSLEFFVKWIVRGETVKPPVLLSVDEGLLVAALGTAGRTYNVKLLNGAWEVLKRSLRQMRIPNPESFLAKMYAHASLGQLQNAFATLHEFEKAYANSKDESAEELFSPFTSLNPLAVACCRNGFVTLDSVYYQLENLSRADPPFKSLAALNCVILGCANIWDIDRAYQTFAAIESTFGLTPDIHSYNALIYAFGKLGKRDEATKVYEHFMDLGVKPNEMTYSLLVDAHLIKREPKAALSVVDEMVHAQYKPSKDMLKKIRRRCSREMDYESDDRVEELTKKFNIRMGAENRRNMLFNLRYNMEYSG, from the exons ATGGCGATCCTGATTCGATCACGACCGTTGATcagaaaattaacaaatttcAAATCAATCACAACCGCTCCTTTCCTCTCACAAGAACCTCAACTCGCCGGAACTCCGCCGGAGAACACTACCCCACTACCCCCAAATCCATCCTCCGGTAGCCCACTCTACAATGAAAACTGGAGATCCCCATttgcagctacctcacaatctgTATCTTCCTCCGTTGTACCCTTGGGGTTCTTACGCCAATCGCCAGCTGCGCGTATGCAGGCAATGTCGGAATCACTTGATGTGGAAGGTTTAATGAATCTGTTTGCTGATTGGGTAACGACGCAGAGGTGGGAGGATATGAAACAGGTGTTTGAGCTTTGGATTAGGTCGTTGGATAGAAATGGGAAACCGAATAAGCCTGATGCGAATctgtttaattattatttgagaGCTAATTTGATGATGGGTGCTACTGCTGATGATTTGTTGGGATTAGCTAGTCAAATGGAGGAGTATGGACTTGTTGCTAATACTGCTTCGCATAATTTGATCTTGAAAGCTATGTTTCAATCTGGTGAACCATTGTCATGGGCTGATAAAGCTGTCAAATTGCTCGAAAG GATGATTGCAACCGGAGTAGAGTATAAAGAAGCTTTGCCTGATGAAGAGTCATATGATTTGGTTACTGGCTTGCTATTTAAAGCAAACCTTATTGATGATGCGTTGAAATATATTGATTCAGCCTTAAAATCTGGGTATAAGCTATCCATGAATGTATTTAATGAGTGTGTGCGAAGCTGTATCTACAGCAACAGGCTGGATGCATTGGTGTCAATAATAGAGAAATGCAAG AAAACAGATCAGAACAAAGGCCTGTTGCCGCCTTGGAACATGTGCACACACCTTGCTGATAGTGCATTACAAGCAGATAATAGTGAACTAGCTTTTACTTCCTTGGAGTTCTTTGTGAAATGGATTGTTAGAGGTGAGACTGTGAAGCCCCCTGTTTTACTCAGTGTTGACGAAGGACTGCTTGTGGCTGCACTTGGAACTGCTGGTAGAACATACAATGTGAAACTCCTTAATGGTGCTTGGGAAGTCCTTAAGCGCTCACTACGGCAAATGAGGATCCCTAACCCTGAGTCTTTCCTTGCAAAGATGTATGCCCATGCGTCATTGGGACAATTGCAGAATGCTTTTGCTACCCTGCATGAGTTTGAGAAAGCTTATGCTAATTCTAAAGATGAGAGTGCAGAAGAACTATTTTCTCCCTTTACCTCTTTGAATCCACTGGCTGTTGCTTGCTGCAGGAATGGTTTTGTCACCCTGGACTCT GTTTACTATCAGCTGGAGAATTTGAGCCGAGCAGACCCCCCTTTCAAGTCTCTTGCTGCACTCAATTGTGTAATTTTAGGCTGTGCCAATATATGGGATATTGATCGTGCTTATCAGACATTTGCTGCAATTGAATCCACTTTTGGATTAACCCCAGATATCCATTCATACAATGCGCTGATATATGCATTTGGGAAGCTTGGCAAG AGGGATGAAGCCACAAAAGTCTATGAGCACTTTATGGATTTAGGAGTGAAGCCAAATGAAATGACATATTCTCTACTTGTTGATGCTCATCTTATTAAGCGAGAACCGAAAGCTGCACTTTCAGTAGTTGATGAGATG GTACATGCCCAGTATAAACCTTCCAAGGACATGCTGAAAAAGATCCGAAGACGATGTAGTCGAGAGATGGATTATGAATCTGATGATCGAGTTGAGGAGTTGACCAAGAAGTTTAACATCCGAATGGGTGCAGAGAATCGTCGTAACATGCTCTTTAATCTTAGATACAACATGGAATATTCTGGTTAG
- the LOC107018826 gene encoding uncharacterized protein LOC107018826, with translation MGQNTGASGKGKKEAEMEKETVVEEEEEVEEGGEEAEQDGMSVHSPCKPASSALRKEQSQVELEIRLLEALEIYPPAKLRGIHRHFVLYGLTEHLRRSFNRQFAPDDVLKLLDRFYNLDMVKPEDEDSEILNQEEEFCLPHSYFSKDEP, from the exons ATGGGGCAGAATACTGGTGCAAGTGGCAAAGGGAAGAAAGAAGCAGAAATGGAAAAGGAAACAGttgtagaagaagaagaggaagttgAAGAAGGTGGAGAAGAAGCTGAACAAGATGGAATGTCTGTTCATTCTCCTTGTAAACCTGCATCTTCTGCTCTTCGTAAg GAACAATCACAGGTGGAATTGGAGATAAGATTGTTGGAGGCTCTTGAAATCTATCCCCCTGCCAAATTGAGAG GCATCCATCGTCATTTTGTCCTATACGGCTTAACAGAGCATCTACGTAGAAG CTTCAATAGGCAATTTGCTCCTGATGATGTTTTGAAGCTGCTGGATCGCTTCTACAACTTGGATATGGTG aAACCAGAGGACGAGGACTCTGAAATCCTAAATCAAGAGGAAGAGTTTTGCCTACCTCACAGTTATTTCTCGAAGGATGAACCTTGA
- the LOC107020128 gene encoding uncharacterized protein LOC107020128, whose amino-acid sequence MGKNTSAKGKEKKEDEHDEQDGFSVQSPCQPASSHKEEQSQVELEIKLLEALEIYPLAKLRGIHRHFVLFGLTENLSRSLRRPFTPDDVLKLLDRFYNLNMVKPDDGDTRIFKKEEGFSLPHSYFMMDEEP is encoded by the exons ATGGGGAAGAACACTAGTGCAAAAGGcaaagaaaagaaggaagaTGAACATGATGAACAAGATGGATTTTCTGTTCAATCTCCTTGTCAACCTGCCTCTTCTCATAAG GAGGAACAATCGCAGGTCGAATTGGAGATAAAATTGTTGGAGGCTCTTGAAATTTACCCCCTTGCTAAATTGAGAG GCATCCATCGCCATTTTGTCCTTTTCGGCTTAACAGAGAATCTGAGTAGAAG CTTGAGAAGGCCATTTACTCCTGATGATGTTTTGAAGCTGCTGGATCGCTTCTACAACTTGAATATGGTG AAACCAGATGACGGGGATACTAGAATCTTCAAGAAGGAGGAAGGGTTTAGCCTACCGCACAGTTATTTCATGATGGACGAGGAGCCTTGA
- the LOC107019872 gene encoding 14-3-3-like protein GF14 iota gives MICVLKMIQRWRFSQILPQFSHSSTFPFLTLFLSFFNSFKTTILSYLICKQEHSILILTFEHHTYFYIVCLLQFALNMASQKERETHVYMAKLAEQAERYDEMVESMKKVAKLDVELTVEERNLLSVGYKNVIGARRASWRIMSSIEQKEESKGNEQNVKLIKGYRQKVEEELSKICSDILDIIDKHLIPSAGTGEATVFYYKMKGDYFRYLAEFKTDSERKEASEQSLKGYEAATATANTDLSSTHPIRLGLALNFSVFYYEIMNSPERACHLAKQAFDEAIAELDTLSEESYKDSTLIMQLLRDNLTLWTSDLPEDGGEENVKTDEPKAVEPKSADAKSAEAKSTEAKSVEPEEASKDKQ, from the exons ATGATATGTGTACTAAAAATGATCCAAAGATGGAGATTTAGTCAAATCCTCCCACAATTCTCTCATTCATCCACTTTCCCTTTTCTCACGCTTTTCCTTTCCTTCTTTAACTCATTCAAAACAACTATCTTATCTTATCTCATTTGCAAACAAGAACactctattttaattttgacattTGAACATCACAcctatttttatattgtttgtttACTACAATTTGCATTGAATATGGCTTCTCAAAAGGAAAGAGAAACTCATGTTTACATGGCCAAGCTCGCCGAGCAAGCTGAGCGTTACGATG AGATGGTTGAGAGTATGAAGAAAGTTGCAAAACTTGATGTGGAATTGACAGTGGAGGAAAGGAACTTGCTTTCTGTTGGCTACAAGAATGTCATTGGAGCTCGAAGAGCTTCATGGCGTATTATGTCTTCCATTGAACAGAAAGAAGAGTCGAAAGGGAACGAGCAAAATGTCAAGCTGATAAAAGGCTATCGTCAAAAGGTCGAGGAAGAGCTCTCGAAGATTTGCTCTGATATTCTTGATATCATTGACAAACATCTCATTCCATCTGCTGGCACTGGTGAAGCTACTGTCTTCTATTACAAAAT GAAAGGTGACTATTTTCGTTACCTCGCTGAGTTCAAGACTGATTCCGAAAGGAAAGAGGCTTCTGAACAATCATTGAAAGGCTATGAG GCTGCTACTGCCACTGCAAACACTGATCTCTCTTCAACTCATCCGATTCGTCTTGGTCTTGCTTTGAACTTCTCTGTTTTCTACTATGAGATCATGAACTCTCCTGAAAG GGCATGTCACTTGGCTAAACAAGCTTTTGATGAGGCAATTGCAGAGTTAGACACTTTAAGTGAGGAATCATATAAGGACAGTACCTTAATTATGCAGCTATTGAGAGACAATCTCACTCTATGGACTTCTGATTTGCCTGAAGATGGAG GTGAAGAGAATGTGAAGACTGATGAACCAAAAGCTGTTGAACCAAAATCTGCTGATGCAAAATCTGCTGAAGCAAAATCTACTGAGGCAAAATCTGTTGAACCTGAA GAGGCATCAAAAGATAAACAATAG